atctcaaaaaaaaaaaaaaaggaaatagtgaATTGAGATGATTTGATTGAGTGGATTCACAACTAATTAACTGGTCACAAATTCAACTGTTGAATAATTTTGTAAAAGAGGCCGGGTTTATGAATTGAGGTcagtttgaaaacaaaaagaatgatgtcaacattttgtttcttattttgtgtGCTCTTTTCAACATATAGATGACAAACTTTGACATGATGTTTAGAAAACTTGTGAGTAAAAGGATAGGCGATACgaatatttctaaaattcaaaatcagAAGCTTTTAGGTTCATAaatcatatattttgaaaaatgagcaTATTTGGAAAGAATTATATATACATGGTTTAAAATTCTGGCGGCTCTTAAGAATATGCTATGAAGACTCCTTTCTGTTCCCTAGTTATTTACTTTCTCCACCCCCAAAGAAACTAATGTTATTGCTTTCTTGTGTGTTCTTCAGGAAATGTTTTATGCATCTCCAAGTAAACACACATATATCCCCTGTCtttaaaagaaggaggaaaacatTTGAACATTGCatttactttatttccattaaCTGTATCTTAGAGATGTTTCCATGTCAGTATATATAAAGGGTATTCTCATTAGTTTGGATGCttgcatattattccattgtatggatgtactgtAGTTTTGGAGTTTTTAAAACCAGGGTCCTAAAGCCAGGACATTagcttgcttttactttttttttttaatgctacttCAAGTAATTTAGCAATGATTAACTTGTGCCATGAATTCCTGAAAGAATTGCAGTATCAAAGTATATCtgtgcatttataatttttagagcTGTTGCCAAATATCTAACCCTAAAGAGGTTGTATCAAATTACATTTCCACCACCAATTAAGAAAGTGGTGATAGAATTAAAAGCCGATGCTCTAGTCACCCATATAGTTACTTTTGGCATGTTTCTAGTAAGTGGGCATTGCCTATGACTGGACGTTTTCAGTGATGGACATTCATTACTTTTCAAGATAGCCCAGTGCATCTTTAGGTGGTTTGGCTCTTGGTACTTCcttatatagaataaaaatattcttcaagccTTCTACCTGTTggtcttgtttcttcttttgatgatttcttttataaaataattttaatatttgaaggCAGCTGTCACGTCTTCCCTTTGccattctattcatcatgcttttttttttataggtTATTGCATTAGGATCTCTTTAATTTCCTGGTTGTCCCATTTATTCCAGTGCTATCCCCTATTATCCATACTCTGAAAATGTGTTATCTACAATGTGGCATTTCCAAGTGTCATTTTACCTGTACTTTTTAAAGTAGGGTGTCATATCTACTCAAATAGGACAACATCTGCTGTTGTCCTATTTATGCAGGGTAGAAAAGTAATGTaattaaattttccatttctctgaatgTAACATGAATGTGCTTTTAGTAGAAACTAATTTCTCAGAGCTGCTctgtgtatgcttttttttttttttcttttgttggagatagggtctcactctgtcgcccaagctggagcacagtggcatgatcatggctcactgcagccttgacctcctgggtttaagtgatcctcctgcctcagcctcctgagtagctgggaccacaggtgtgtgtcaccacgcctggctaattaaaaaaaactttttttagagatagggtctcaccgtgttgttcaggctggtcttgaactctgggctcaagtgatccccccaccttggcctcccaaagtgctgggattacaggtgtgagccaacatgtctggcccctctctttttttttttttttttttttttgcgatggagtctcactctttcacccaggccagagtgcaatggcgcagtcttggcgcGCTaaaacgtctgcctcccaggttcaagctatccttgtgcctcagcctcccatgtagctggaattaacaggtgtgtgccaccacgcctggctctttgtttttttttattatttttagtagagactgggtttcaccatgttggccaggctggtctcgaactcctgacctcaagtgatcagcccaccttggcctcccagagtgttgggattacaggtgtgagccaccacacctctaCCTGGCCTGTCTTTCATAGGTTATATAAATTCCTTGGTTCCCAGTTTTTGCAGTCTTTTCCAATTCAGTTTAATTAATGGTTAACTGTTCATTCATTATCAAAAAAAGTACAGTGTAATAGATAAGACCATGTTACTATTAGAAGTATGGGTATCATCAAATTAAGATTTTTGATTCTAAAATTATTAGGTTCCAAGACCAaagattaaattaataaaaggtGAAGCTAGACAAAATCTGCTGGAAATGATGGCCTGTGACCGACTGAGCCAATCAGGTAATAGTAATATTaaactaatttaatttaaaaagaaaaaggaatttctgTTAAGGCATATCTTATGATAAAATCTCCATCTGTCCAGGAGATAAtttgtcaaaattatttcttttcgcCGTATCAGTTAAGAGCAATAGGTATGGAAGAGATGTGAAGAAATagcacattcttttaaaaaaaagaatatttgatatTGTTTGTTCCTATGTGGAGAGGATTTCTTAACTCTTTCTTCATCTGGCTGCTAGAGCCTCTATCCTGAATATTTAGTCACTTCCTGAACTAAGTATAATTATTGGTTTGCCAACCATTTAACACCAGCTGATTCTAAAAACACTGCTGTGGGGATATAAAGATGAAGAAGATACGGATCTGTCTTAAAGAGCTGAGAGCACAGTGAGGAAGATAGAAGATATATACTTACCTTATATTAGGCTCTTGGAATTTGTGgatttttccccccatttttGGCTTGGGATGAATCCTAAAGGTCTGTTGCATATTACCTGTGATTTTGCTAAGATACAAACTTTAAGGTAGTTAGATGGCCATTGAATCAAGCAGTGAACTGAAGAAACATAATGCTTTCTATAAGGAGCAGTTTTGATATAAAATTGGATGAATTTTGTAAAGAGCAAGATGTAATATTAAATCAAGGTTATTACAAGCTTTGGTGTATAGTTAGGCTGTTGGCCAGAGCTCACATTGCTCTTTTATTCCATAGCCCACTTTTTTTGTGGGAGTTAGGCTTTCAGTCCTTAAAGTGACtttctacttttttccttttctcttttccttctaccCTTGCAGGGCTCTCATAAGTGCCTTTGCATGGTGTCACAGTTGGATGAAAattgcctgtatttttttttatgtctttgaTCTGGGCATCCCGAGGGTGCCTCTGTAAGTGTGCTGAGACACAACTGTGTAGTGGTAACCAAACCTAATTGCCCAGCAGAATTAACTCGAaggagggtttttaaaaaaagttcaattgaaatataattcatgtACCATACgcttcacccatttaaagtgtacagttcagtggcttttACTGTGTTCGTAGAGTATTACCACTGTCACCACAGTCAGTTTTAGAAGATTTTCATCACTCCATGAGGAATTCCTTACCTGTTAGCAGTTACTCCCCATTTTACCCAAACCTCTCAGCCTTGGCAACCGCTCATCTGTCTCTGTAGGTTTGCCTCTTCtgaacatttcacataaatggaatcatatagtatgtggtcttttgtgactggcttctttcatttagcaaggttttcaaggttcatctgtgttatagcatgtatcagtattttatCCGAGACTATGATTTTTTGATTGCTTACTGTAAACCTATGGCATAAAAATCTCTGGGAATGAGGcctggaaatcttttttttttttttcctgagacagagtcttactctgtcgcccaggctggagtgcagtggcgtgatctcggctcactgcaagctccgcctcccgggttcacgccattctcctccctcagcctccccagtagctgggactacaggcgcccgccaccagggccggctaatttttgtgtgtgtgtgtgtgtgtttttagtagagacggagtttcactgtgttagccaggatgttcttgatctcctgacctcattatccacccagcttggcctcccaaagtgctgggattacaagcatgagccaccgtgcccagctggaaaTAATTCTTAAAAGCTGTTTAAAGGAGGATTCTGATGAGCCAGGTTTAGAAATCAGTGTATCAGATCAGAGAATAAGAGCTTGTCCCGGTTCTCCTATGGCCACTTAAATCCAGACCTTTTCATCTAAAATGCAAATACGTTTGGCATTTTTCATACACATTcctgtcttttttcccccttctgctGTCTTATGTAGATACTGAGAATATTAAACCTGTACTCTTTTCATTTGCTACATAAGCACCCATTTTGTTGTCCAGCTGTATTTTTTGGGTTGGAGGGTTAGGTCTGCAGTAATCATGTTATTTCCCCTTTGGGTATACAAATGAGACAACGTGAGCAAAtacaatctgtatttttaaagtgatggaaataaatttttttttcagggcacATGTTGCTAAACTTAAGTCGTGGCaagcaagattttttaaaagaggttgTTGAAACTTTTGCCAACAAAAGCGGGCAGTCTGCATTATATGATGCTCTGTTTTCTAGTCAGTCACCTAAGGATACATCTTTTCTTGGTAGCGATGATATTGGAAACATTGATGTACGAGAACCAGAGCTTGAAGATTTGGCTAGATACGATGTTGGTAAGTTATATGTTTCAGAGGAAATGGTCTCCGTCTTAATTCTTATAAATTGCCCATAATCTTATTACCCAGAAATAACGACTTAATATTTTCCTGTATTCCTTTTGTGTGTGGGTTGGGCTGGGGGGAGTTTGAATGTGGTGCTGTGGGAGTGgcatgtattttttgttgttgttgttgtttttgagacgaagttttgctcttgtcgcccatgctggagtgcagtggtgcgctctcggctcactgtaacctctgcctcccgggttcaagtaattctactgcctcagtctcccaagtagcgggattacaaatgcccaccaccacgcccggctaattttttgtatttttagtagagacggggtttcatcatgttggtcaggctggtctcaaactcctgacctcaggtgatccatctgccttggcctcccaaagtgctgggattacaggtgtgagccaccgcgaccagcttgttgtattttgagacagggtctcgctgtgtcacctgggctggagtgtagtggcgtgatagtaggtcactgctgccttgaacttctgggctcaagggattctcttgcctcagcctcctgagtagctggtaccataggcacatgccactcggcccagataattttttttttttaattggtagagacagggtctccctttgttgcccaggctagtctccaactcctaggctcaagtgatcctcctgcctaagccccccaaagtgttgggattaggcCCGACAccgtggctcatatctgtaatcccagcactttgggaggccgaggcgggcagatcacctgagatcaggagttcgagaccatgctggccaacatggtgaaaccccgtctctactaaaaatacaaaaattacccgggggtggtggcatgtgcctgtagtccctactcaggaggctgaggcaggagaatcgcttcaacccgggaggtggaggttgcagtgagccaagatcacactgctgcacgacagcctgggcgacagagcgagacttcgtctcaaaaacaaaaagtgttggaattataggcatgagccactgcatctggccatatTTTTCATCTAAATGGTTATGTATGATTTATCTTGCTTCCTTCATGAATTCTCTCCCATAGTCTCTgtattaaaactataaatatcaCTTTTATTGGCAATATAATCTTTTTTATGAAGTAGTCATAATTTGCTTGCTACTTTCTGTTATTGGGCATCCAAGTTTTCTCAACTTTTCCACTGTTAATAATCATACTCTGATAAAAACTTCAACAAAAAGTGTCTTCATGGCAAGTTATTTCCATAGAGAtacctaaaaacagaattactgagacaaaggacatgaacatctTTAAGTCTTGCAAATTGCCAAAATGACAAAAAGATTATACCTCTTCATGCTTCCAGAAGCAcataaccttttcttttcttttcttttcttttttttgagacagagtcttgctctgtcacccaggctggagcgcagtggcgcaatctcggctcactgcaacttccgcctgccaggttcaagcaattgtcttgcctcagcctcccaagtagctgggactataggcacgtgacaccgtgctcggctaattttttgtatttttagtagagacggagtttcaccatgctggccaggctggtttcgaactcctgactgcgcATAACCTTTTCAATATTGACTTTCTTGTAGAAAAACAGATTTCTTTACTGTACCAATGGATTAATATAGTGGTGTTCCATTGCTTTAATGACTTAAAGGAAAACCCATTGTTTTGGGGTTTCTTATTAGGTTAGGTGTTCTTTATTTggcttttgtcagttgattttggTTTATTGAGTTCTAGTCAGTGTCATTTTTTAAGATGGACTTAAACATTCTTCatcactattatttttattaaaatttctagaaataatcaAGTGAGAATGCATTTAATAAGAACATGAGATTTTGCCTAACATAGAATTCCCTCCAGCTTTGATATAGAAAAGCAGTTATATAATTAAGAGATATATATAATGTGAATTGTTTATGTTGGCAAAACTAATGGcacaaagaaaaatttcaaacccttaagccaatttttaaattttatttcaggtgCTATTCGAGCACATAATGGTAGTCTTCAGCACCTTACTTGGCTTGGCTTACAGTGGAATTCATTGCCTGCTTTACCTGGAATCCGAAAATGGCTAAAACAGCTTTTCCATCATTTGCCCCATGAAACCTCAAGGCTTGAAACAAATGCGCCTGAATCAATATGTATTTTAGATCTTGAAGTAAGCAAagattttaacaaattaaatattctgaattttgtttaatttttttttctaacttaacTTTTCCTTAAATAAAACAGGTATTTCTCCTTGGAGTAGTATATACCAGCCACTTACAATTAAAGGAGAAATGTAATTCTGATCACAGCTCCTATCAGCCGTTATGCCTGCCCCTTCCTGTATGTAAACAGCTttgtacagaaagacaaaaatcttgGTGGGATGCGGTTTGTACTCTGATTCACAGAAAAGCACTGTAagtagtaaaacaaaaatattgcttTCACTTAGTGTGTAGGTTTTACCAGGGATTTAATCCTCATGTGAAGATTTAATTTGTCATGTGACCCattaacatatatgtatgtaagcGCTGAACTGTGTATTTAGAAAGCAATTTTAGTAAATTGAACTATTTTTTAGACCTGGAAACATAGCAAAATTGAGACTTCTAGTTCAGCATGGAATAAACACTCTAAGAGCCCAGGAAAAACATGGCCTTCAGCCTGCTCTGCTTGTACATTGGGCAAAATGCCTTCAGAAAATGGTGAGTTTTAAAGtataagcatttttaaagaacattaccttaattttttaaaatcatgcactttttattgaaagtttttttgtTCTGGAAACAGCAGCTTGGTCATATTATGACAGATGTGTTTTTTATTGCTGCAAAATAGTTAATGTAGTTAAATATAAGCACTTAGAggagcaatgcctggcacacagtgaatgTTACATATTAGCTGAGCTGTTACTGTTATTCCTTAATAATTAAGTTCTGATAATTATTCagcctgaaaattaaaaaaaaatttagcacaAGGCTTTGTAGGTAAGACCATTATagatctttctaaatatttaaggtgTGTTTTGTGTCACCATTAGGTGTAGATGGTCAGCCTTTTGAACAAACTGACACTACAGAAGAGGCAGGTTTCAGCTATCTAAAAAGGGCAACTGTTAAAAAGTAGTTGGGATTGCTAAGTTAGGGTGGTATCATTAGAAGTATTTAAAAGTTGAGtgtagaggccgggtgcggtggctcacacctgtaatcccagcacgttaggaggccgaggcgggcagatcacaaggtcaggagatcgagatcattcctggctaacacggtgaaaccccatctctactaaaaatacaaaaaaaactctactaaaactacaaaattagccagacatggtggcaggtgcctgtaatcccagctacttgggaagctgaggcaggagaattgcttgaacctgcacggcagaggttgcagtgagttcacTGGTATTAAGGTGGTTTAGTTATTACAGTATTTGGAAGTTGAACAAATGACTATTGAGATACCATTTGGTTTTGACTTGAAATTTTAGCCAGTTCTTACAACTTGTAAATGAACTTTAGATATAATCATGTGTGTTCCTTAAAGTTGtgtgcttttaacttttttttttagggcaGCGGTCTTAATTTTTATGATCAACAAGAATACATAGGGAGAAGTGTTCATTATTGGAAGAAAGTTTTGCCATTGTTGAAGATAATAAAGAAGAACAGTATTCCTGAACCTATTGATCCtctgtttaaacattttcatAGTGTAGACATTCAGGTAACAGAGTTCCTTTATGAATTTATTGGAGATGGGAATTTCCAGTTTATAAACAAAGAAGTGGAGCTATAAACTGCTTAAATTAATTGCCTTGTTATTTAACGGTAATCTTGTTTTGTAAATTCACTAGCTCTCACGGATAAGATATGACAGAGAAGAATAATGAGATGTTTGTCTCTTAAGATCATATAAAATCTTTGGAAAATCATTTGGGTTTTATATTCTGAGTATAAACAATTTGACTAAAAACTATTCTGTGTGTTTAGGCATCAGAAATTGTTGAATGTGAAGAAGACGCACACATAACTTTTGCTGTATTGGATGCAGTAAATGGAAATATAGAAGATGCTGTGACTGCTTTTGAATCTATACAAAGTGTTGTTTCTTATTGGAATCTTGCACTGGTAAGTAGATGCGGTACTTGAGCTaaaagttttgtttatttatttattatttcttttaaaagacggggtttctctgttggccgggctagagtgcagtggcacaatcttggctcactgcaacctctgcttcccaggctcaagcgattcttgtgcctcagctcccgagttgctgggattacaggcatgagccaccatgcgtggccaagctgaaagttttttgttttaaaaagctaatGATTTCATAAAAGCACTATTTGTATAGATTTTTCACAGGAAGGCAGAAGACATTGCAAATGATGCCCTTTCTCCTGAAGAACAAGAAGAATGCAGAAATTATCTGACAAAGACCAGGGACTACCTAATAAAGATTATAGATGACAGTGATTCAAATCTTTCAGTGGTGAAGAAAGTAAGTAGCAGGTTGTTGTATGTATGTTCTTACTGATAACCCACTGGTCAGTGTTTTTGCGTTGGTCTTATATTTTGGTAATTTCAAAAATACTCAGTAATATGTTGTTATTAATGCACAGAAGGGATGTGTGTGTCTAAATGCTTACATTTGCTTGCTTTGTCTTAGGTTTGGTGTGTCTTTTTAAACTTGGGAATCTAGGTATATGCTCTTAAAAAGTACTTCTTGGGGAATTAGAAAAGATTTCTAAGATAAGACATTGATTTTGTTATCTTAGCAGTTTaatcaaaacaaatattataaCCTCAGGACTAATTCTTAATGAACTTTGCTGAAATTGAAAGTTGTTGCTGACAACTTAAGAGCTTTTCTTCTCATCATCATCAGCCATTATGAACGCCCTTGTTTTCTTGCTGTCAGCTGTTTGAGATTGTCATGATGATGTTAAATTATGTTCAGTCTTCTGAGTGTTTTGTTGATTAATTTGTGTTACTACTCTTTTATTAGGATTTATGTTGTCTGGTGTATTGTAGCATCTGTATTTCTGTCACCATTGAAAATCAGTTAGAAAACATCAGTAACTTATTTTGTTCACTTGGAAAAGCTTTCCAAGTTAACATTCCTCTACAATTATCATGGTTAACAGAAGTAATAGAAAGAGCATGGACTTTAGAATCAGAAGATGTTAGATTGTACAACACTTTTCTGtgttcatgaagaaaaaaatagaataaagacaaaaaaataaaaataataatacaaaacaacagaaaaacaaagaaaaaagataattaaaaaacacCTTCACGTGTATTATTATTTAAAGTGTAAAGTGCTTATTAAAgtgacaaaaatgtaaataagataaaatatatcattttagagtttttacttttggaattttttgcAAATGAAAGCCCTTaattaatgtcttttattttgagTTGCCTGTGCCCCTGGAGTCTGTAAAAGAGATGCTGAAGTCAGTCCTGCAGGAACTCgaagcctatagtgaaggagGTCCTCTCTATACAAATGGTTCTTTGCGAAATGCAGATTCAGAAATAAAACATTCTCCACCGTCTCCTACCGGATATTCACTATCACCAAGTAAAAGTTACAAGGTAAACAGGAAAGAATGGAATCATTTCATTGTGAAATTGTTTCTAAGTGTTTTAAAtgctcttttgttatttttatttttttttttagtattctcCCAAAATACCACGTCGATGGACAGAAGATCAGATTTCTTTACTGAAAATGATTGGCCAACAAGTAGAGGCCATTAAGGTAAGTCACTTAATTTCTCTAGCTGTACTTTTTATTCCAAGATTCCTTCCCTGGCCactctctcactttttttctgaAGCTGGTCAGAATGTCCCCTTGCCATCCAAATAGTATGGCAAGGGGacattttggtcttttttttttttttaaggcagggtcttgttgtgcaagctggagtacagtggtatgatcacagcttactgcggCTTTGACCTCCTAGCTCAAGAGAGGCTCTTGGCTCAGCCTGCCACGAAGCCAGGACTACAGACAGTCACacgccactaggcccagctaattgtattttttgtagagatgggattttgccatgttgcccagggtggccttgaactcctggctcaaacaatcatcctgcttcagcctcccaaagtgctgggattgcaggtgtgagccactgtgcccagcctacatacCTTGGTCTTGACCCTttaccatattttgttttgttttgttttgagatggagtctcactctgttgcccagtctggagtgcaatgatgtgatcttggctcactgcaacctccacctcccaggttcaagtgactctcctgcctcagcctcccgagtagctgggattacaggcacccgccaccaggcccagctaatttttgtatttttagtagacacagagtttcaccatgttggccaggctggttttgaacttctgacctcaggtgatctgcccgccttggcctcccaaagtgctgggattacaggtgtaaaccaccgcacccagccctttacCGTATTTTTGAAAGTACTTTATGTGTCTCTCTCCTCATCTTCCACAAAATTTGAGACCTTCAAGGGTAGaaactgttttatttaaaatataagagtTCCTGACACAGAGAAGGTTCCCGAGTGATTGAAGTGCTACAATGTACTAATCATACTCTGGTCTATGAGTTCATTCCCAGATTAGCTGTGGATTACATGTGTTTCAAATGTATAGCTAGGAATCGAAAAGTGGTCTGAGCTTCAAAAAGTCTTACTATATTTTAatacttccatatgaatttgactTCATTATGTACGGaaatacttatgtatatatatcttattttaacaATAGGGTTCAAAGGAGCTTGACTTTTTTGGAATTGGAAATAAAAGTAGGTTCTTTCATGTTTATCAAGCAAGAACTAAATTACTCATACTGCTAAAGTTACATCAAGGATATGCTGATGTGTGGCAATTATTACAGTGTGATCAGCAGTATTTGCAAATTAAGAGAATACTATTTGGTGAGGAAGACATTTTTGAATTTGCACAAAAATTTTGAATGTTAATTCTGTGTAGTCGTGGCCTATGACAATTACATACAATTTTGACTTAACATACAGGTTTCCGGCTCCCAACATTGTATTCTGTGGAAGTATAGTGGAGCACTAGTCCATGAGCTTGAAAAGCTTGGTACTAGTACTGACTCTGCCATTAATTAATGATCTTGGGCCAGTCACTTCCTTTGTGACTGTTTGgcttcttatctttaaaatgagagaatTATTGAAGCCAGTTCTCATCACACTGAATGTTAAAAATTACAGTTACAGCAGTGATTGCAAATTCAAAGCTCTGGTGCGGATACCAACAGTGACCATAAAGTTTTCTAGGTGATTCCACTAGTTTCTTATTTCTTGGATGTGTATGTGTAGCATCTGGACTAGGCACTGTAGATGGATAAGTGGGGGAAATTTTATTTAGCTTGAAAATTGAGATAGTTTTGGACCTCATGGTTAGGTCTTTCTGggaaatttttatttgagacacttgtagaaaaagaaagcagacatGCTAGATCTGTCCCTGACCTCACTTGTTAGAACTGATCGGATTCCTGGGCTGATACAGAGAAGTttgaaacttttcaaaatttaCCTGTTTTCTGATACCACTACAGTTTCTTTGGAAAAAGAATTTCCTGTTAAGTGTCTGTTTTGTAAGGGGACATTTTGTAGGTTCTAGGGTTGGGTATGGTGCTGTCATTTAGTTTTCTTCAGCAGAGATCAGGTAGCCACATAGCTACACTAGACGGCATTGTATCTATCTGCTGTCTTGTCAAGGCAGCAGAGTTgtgttaagaaaacatttttggagTCAGAtctggttcaaattccagctgttATTCCCTGCATCCGTTTCTCTCATTTTAAGATAGGAGCTAATATTGTTTACCTAACAGTGTAGATGGTATAAAAATTAAGAGTTTAAGTGCATTGGACgtattattatatacataataaattcTCTGCAGCTActacttttttccctttcctggtGGAGCATTTGAACATCACCTTGAGAATTAGTTGTATTTTGTTTGAACACAGGGTTAAGTGAAAAGCTAATTTGGGGAGGTGATTTGGAATGTCAGGTAGtccagattgcagtgtagaaagAACACACTGAAAGGATGGTCAGTGTAATGTTAGAGGACTGTGAAAGTTGGGGAAAGAAGTTGAGTTTGTAGGTACTTGTTTTTTTGAGCAGGGAATTGTCTTGGCTGGAGGTGAACGTCAGAAAGGTTAATATAGGCAAgtgtagaatggaaatgaaggtGTGATCATTTAGGAGGTTATTTGTTTAGGTGAGAGAGTTAATGAATTAGGTTTTGTATTAATGAATGAAAATGGGAGCAgataaatttttaacaaattaagaatcatattttaaaatcagcacCAGGTACCTAGAACTCATTGGCAAATAGAAACTTTCAAAAGATATAATCAGgtccgggcgtggtgggtcacacctataatcccagcactttgggaggctgaggtggtggatcacttgaggtcaggagttcaagactagcctggcaaacatggtgaaaccccatctctactattatacaaaaaattagccgggcgtgctggctgacgcctgtaatcccagctactcgggaggctgaggtgggagaattgcttgagcccaggaggtggaggttgcggcgagccaagattgtgccattgcactccagcctggacgacagatcgagacaccatctcaaaaaagaaaaaatcagttatttaaatttaaaagagtaagTTTCCCCAGCACTGTTTCTGGCATGATataattaaatgattaaaattattt
This genomic window from Pan troglodytes isolate AG18354 chromosome 12, NHGRI_mPanTro3-v2.0_pri, whole genome shotgun sequence contains:
- the LOC129135439 gene encoding ranBP2-like and GRIP domain-containing protein 3 isoform X10, with translation MRRSKAYEWYVPSMQGSAPSPRKETMKGFYFAKLYYEAKEYDLAKKYICIYINVQQWDPRAHRFLGLLYELEENTEKAIECYRRSVELNPTQKDLVLKIAELLCKNDVTDGRAKYWVERAATLFPGSPAIYKLKEQLLDCEGEDGWNKLFDLIQSELYVRPDDVHVNIRLVEVYRSTKRLKDAVAHCHEAERNIALRSSLEWNSCVVQTLKEYLESLQCLESDKSDWRATNTDLLLAYANLMLLTLSTRDVQESRELLESFDSALQSAKSLGGNDELSATFLEMKGHFYMHAGSLLLKMGQHGNNVQWRALSELAALCYLIAFQVPRPKIKLIKGEARQNLLEMMACDRLSQSGHMLLNLSRGKQDFLKEVVETFANKSGQSALYDALFSSQSPKDTSFLGSDDIGNIDVREPELEDLARYDVGAIRAHNGSLQHLTWLGLQWNSLPALPGIRKWLKQLFHHLPHETSRLETNAPESICILDLEVFLLGVVYTSHLQLKEKCNSDHSSYQPLCLPLPVCKQLCTERQKSWWDAVCTLIHRKALPGNIAKLRLLVQHGINTLRAQEKHGLQPALLVHWAKCLQKMGSGLNFYDQQEYIGRSVHYWKKVLPLLKIIKKNSIPEPIDPLFKHFHSVDIQASEIVECEEDAHITFAVLDAVNGNIEDAVTAFESIQSVVSYWNLALIFHRKAEDIANDALSPEEQEECRNYLTKTRDYLIKIIDDSDSNLSVVKKLPVPLESVKEMLKSVLQELEAYSEGGPLYTNGSLRNADSEIKHSPPSPTGYSLSPSKSYKYSPKIPRRWTEDQISLLKMIGQQVEAIKKEMQESQLNSSKSASRHRWPTENYGPDSVPDGYQGSQTFHGAPLTEAAHPHFTIEKHGDSKWIIYRFTKQLCGTERARAKIS